Genomic window (Jeotgalibacillus aurantiacus):
CGGTCTGTCATAGTAAAAGTAAAAGGGGAGTGATCATGATGAAAACAGCTATGTTAAGCAGATGGCACGTACACGCAGATGATTATGTAAAAGAAGCGCTGGCACATCCTGAGATTGATGTTTGTGCAGTGTGGGATGAAGATGCCAAAAGAGGTCAGGACTGGGCAGATGAACTCGGTGTCCCATTCTATGAGAGGCTGGATGATCTTCTTGAACGTACTGAAATAGAAGCGGTCATCGTGGATACACCGACTGTTATGCATAAAGAGGTCATCATAAAAGCTGCGAATAAGGGAAAACATATCTTTTCAGAAAAAGTGTTAGGGCTTTCAGTGAAAGAGTGTGAGGAGATCTTTGCCGCGGTAGATGCAGCAGGTGTTCATCTCATGTTATCTCTGCCAAGGCTCTCAGCTGATTATTATCTTTATGGACAGAAGCTTGCTGATGAAGGAAAGCTTGGGAAGCTGACTTCATTTCGATGCAGAGTGTCCCATAATGGAGCTGTTCCGACGAAAGAAAATCCACATGGCTGGCTTCCGGAAGCTTTTCTGAAAAAAGAAGAAACATCAGGTGGCGCCCTCATTGATCTTGGTGCCCATCCGATTTACCTCGCTAACCGGTTTGGTGGCAAAGTAAAAGAAGTGAAGGCGTTATTTCAAACGGTGTATAAAAGCGAAGTAGACGAGCTTGCAGCAGTACTGGTGTCATATGACAGCGGATTAATGGCCGTGATCGAAACCGATTTTGTTTCAAGCGGACTGTTCCATCTGGAGCTTCGGGGGACGGAAGGGAATTATCTTGTAGAAGGTAAAAAGGGGCGTATGCAAAACGCTGAAACCGGTGGTGATTGGATAGAACCTGAGCTTCCAGCATCTGCACCAAGTGCAATGGAGCAGTGGGTCAACCAGGTTAAAAGAGGTGCAGAACCACTCATCACAAGAGAAGACATGCTCAGACTGACTGAAGTGAATGAGCGGGCTTACAGAGGAAGGGAATAGGAGGAGAGAATTTGGAACCGTTTTTTACAGAGAGATTGGTTATGAGACCTTATACGCTCAATGATTATGAGGAATACATCAGACAAATGGAGCGGAGGAAGCATTCTCAGCATCAATATGATGAAGGTTACATAGACATGAAGGGCTTCACAAAAGAGATGTTTCAGGAAAAGCTTGATCGTTTCCAACGATGGGCAGAAGACGATCACGTTTATGTGTGGGCTCTATTTAAAAAAGAAAATGGAGAATTAATTGGTCACACAGATCTTATGGTTTTGAGCAGGGGAGATACGCAATGGGGTGTCACAGGTTATGCGCTTCACAACCAGTTCTGGGGAGAAGGATTTGGAACAGAAGCCCTTAAAGGACTCACAAACATTGCATTTGAAAAGCTGAAGCTTCATCGTCTTGAAGCCCAGATCAATCTAGATAATGAAGCGTCAATCAAAACGGCAAAACGAGCAGGTTTTGAATATGAATGTGTCCGTAAAAACTTTCTTTTCGAAAACGGCTGCTGGACGGATCACGTCATTTATGTAAAAACAAAAACGGAAACGAGCGCAGTTTAAGCGTTCGTTTCCGTTTTTCTTGGTGTCTAGCTGCGGCGACTAGCCCCTCGAGGTCATAAGTCAAAGATGAACGCGGGCAAAGGTCAGCCCTCTTTTCATCTTCGCCTTATGCTTGTCGGGGCTGGACGAGTCGCCTCCGCTTTTCTTCATGTCCAGCTCCGGTTCGCAGCGGCTAGTGCGCTTCCCTCAGCTCATTTCGATAAGTCAACATCAGCTCACTTCGTTCGCTGTGTTTCCTTTATCTTAATCGCTTCAGTCCACCGCATACGCCGCTAAACGCGAACCTCCGCTTTTCCCGATGTCTAGCTCCACCGGGCAGGGACTAGCAAACTTCCCGTCCTCTCGTTCGATAAGTCAACATCGGATCGCTAACGCTCTCCGTGTTTCCTTTATCTTCGTCGAGGACAGTCCAGTTTGTACGTCCCTAAACGCCCGCCTCCGCTTTTCTTGGTGTCTAGCTGCGGCGACTAGCCCCTCGAGGTCATAAGTCAAAGATGAACGAGGGCGAAGGTCAGCCCTCTTTTCATCTTCGCCTTATGCTTGTCGGGGCTGGACGAGTCGCCTCCGCTTTTCTGTTACGATTTCTTTTAAAATCCAGCCAGATCCCGATCACAATCGCAATCCACAAAAATGGCTGATCAATACTAAGGGGTGTTTCGGTCTCCCCGCCAATCAGCTGAAGAAAAATCACCAGTGCTGCAAAATAAATCGTCACCGGCAGACCCGTCAGTTCGTCCCGCTTTGAAATAGCAGGATCAAATGTCACAATAGAAACGATCAGAAACAGGCCAAATAAACCAAACAAAAACGGTATTGAAAATGGCGTACTGCCTGGAAAGAAAAACATAACAAATACCAGTGTCAATGACGCCAATGTAAGCAATGAACTAATGCGGTTAACCCATAATTTCATGAAACACCCTCCTCCTGTTCAGTATAGAAGAACGGGTCACAATGTGTAAACAAATCTCTTGACTACATACCTATAGGGGTATATATTAATTTTGTACAAACGAAAGGCGGGAAAGCAGTGGAACTGATTTTACTTTTATTGTTATTATTCAGCATTTCATTTTACAGACGATATGCACCAGTCAAAGGCGTAGAATGCGTACCTGAAGATCACTTGTCTGAACCGGATCATCAAGTGATTGATCTGCGTGAATACAATGATCCAACCACACGCAGTCAAACAAGCTTTCAACATATTCCCTATGCTTATTTAAAGCGTTTTTATAAAGAAATTCCCCATAAAGAAATCCATGTCATTGCATCTGATGAAGTGGATCTGAAACTGGGCATCCGCTTTTTAAAGAGTAAAGGATTCCAGGTGAAGAAAATGACATTACTAGCGCCTGCAAAGTCAGGCGTGTACAAATTAAAAAAATGTGGAGGGTACTAACGTGAAAAATATTTCACCGGCAGATGTAGAAAAAAGTTATGCTGAATTAAACGTGCTCGATGTGCGTGAAACAGAAGAAATAAAATCAGGGAAGATCCCCGGAGCCGTAAATATTCCCCTTGGTCTGATCGAATTCCGCAAGC
Coding sequences:
- a CDS encoding Gfo/Idh/MocA family protein, with translation MKTAMLSRWHVHADDYVKEALAHPEIDVCAVWDEDAKRGQDWADELGVPFYERLDDLLERTEIEAVIVDTPTVMHKEVIIKAANKGKHIFSEKVLGLSVKECEEIFAAVDAAGVHLMLSLPRLSADYYLYGQKLADEGKLGKLTSFRCRVSHNGAVPTKENPHGWLPEAFLKKEETSGGALIDLGAHPIYLANRFGGKVKEVKALFQTVYKSEVDELAAVLVSYDSGLMAVIETDFVSSGLFHLELRGTEGNYLVEGKKGRMQNAETGGDWIEPELPASAPSAMEQWVNQVKRGAEPLITREDMLRLTEVNERAYRGRE
- a CDS encoding GNAT family N-acetyltransferase, whose product is MEPFFTERLVMRPYTLNDYEEYIRQMERRKHSQHQYDEGYIDMKGFTKEMFQEKLDRFQRWAEDDHVYVWALFKKENGELIGHTDLMVLSRGDTQWGVTGYALHNQFWGEGFGTEALKGLTNIAFEKLKLHRLEAQINLDNEASIKTAKRAGFEYECVRKNFLFENGCWTDHVIYVKTKTETSAV
- a CDS encoding sulfurtransferase — translated: MELILLLLLLFSISFYRRYAPVKGVECVPEDHLSEPDHQVIDLREYNDPTTRSQTSFQHIPYAYLKRFYKEIPHKEIHVIASDEVDLKLGIRFLKSKGFQVKKMTLLAPAKSGVYKLKKCGGY